Proteins from a single region of Schistocerca gregaria isolate iqSchGreg1 chromosome 3, iqSchGreg1.2, whole genome shotgun sequence:
- the LOC126355917 gene encoding uncharacterized PE-PGRS family protein PE_PGRS54-like isoform X3 — protein sequence MRATAVWAALLLQLAVVAAAPWNTGCLFSRDPDCWQSHAGTSVDNHALGSLHTQNSAHTPAKDKTDNRWPHIRQQEAENGESEQNHLANVKRKYLHELTRLLQGIMPEREDRSRSDSSSDSSSSSSSSDSDSSSSSSSSSSSSSEETNISNTENSSSNEFGSGQDGLSGENGSGSGGGSGGQAGSGGSGSGSGNGGNGGNGGNGGDGGDSVTGGDGGDGGNGGNGGDAGNSSNGGDAGDGGDGGNGGNGGDAGDGGDGGNDGDGGDGGDGGSGGDAGNGGDGGNGGDGGDGGDGGSGGNAGNGGDGGNGGDGGNGGEAGDGGDGGNGGDGGNGGDAGNGGDGGNGGNGGNGGDGGDGGDGGSGGNAGNGGDSGNGGDGGNGGSGGDAGDGGDGGDGGNGGDTSDGGDSGNGGNGGDGGDGANGGDGGDGGDGGSGGDAGDGGDGGDGGDGGNGGDAGNGSDGGNGGDGGHGGDGGNGGDGGDGGDGGSGGDAGNGGDGGNGGDGGNGGSGVDAGDGGDGGDGGNGADAGDGGNGGNGGDGGDGGSGSDAGNGGDGGDGGNGGDAGDGGDGGNGGNGGDGGDGGSGSDAGNGGDGGDGGDGGNGGDAGDGGDGGDAGDGGNGGDAGDGGDGGNGGDGGDGGNGGDAGDGGDGGNGGDGGDGGDGGSGGDAGDGGDGGNGGDAGDGGDGGDGGNGGDGGDGGDGGSGGDAGDGGDGGDGGDGGNGGDAGDGGDDGNGGDGGDGGDGHSGGDAGDGGDGGNGGDGGDGGNGGDAGDGGDGGNGGNGGDAGDGGSGSGAGNGEDGGDDGDGGNGGDGGDGGDGGNGGDGGDGGDGGSGGDAGDGGDGGNGGDAGDGGDGGDGGNGGDGGNGGDGGDGGDAGNGGDGGSGGDGGDGGDGGNGGDGGDASDGGNGGDAGDGGDGGDGGNGGDAGDGGDGGNGGNGGDGGEGGSGGDAGDGGDGGNGGDAGDGGDGGNVGDGGNGGSGGDTGNGADGGDGGDGGNGGDGGDGGDGGNGGDGGDGGDGGSGGDAGDGGDGGNGGDAGDGGDGGDGGNGGDGGNGGDGGDGGDAGNGGDGGSGGDGGDGGDGGNGGDGGDASDGGNGGDAGDGGDGGDGGNGGDAGDGGDGGNGGNGGDGGDGGSGGDAGNGGDGGDGGNGGDAGDGGDGGDGGNGGDAGDGGDGGNGGNGGDAGDGGSGGDAGNGGNGGNAGDGGNGGDGGDGGNGGDSGSGGSGGSGGGGGNGGSGGSDGSDGSDGTDGSDGGNGDDAGNGGDGGDGGEGGNGGSGGNAGNGGDGGDGGDGGSGGGAGDGGDGGNGGDGGDGGDGGSGGDAGDGGNGGDGGNGADAGNGADGGNGGDGGDGGSGGDSGNGGDDGNGGEGGDGGNGGDSGNGGDGGDGGNGGSGGDAGDGGNGGNGGDGGDGGDAGNGGDGGSGGDGGNGGDGGNGGNGGNGGNGGDGGNGGNGGDGGDGGNGGNGGDGGDGGDGGNGGNGGNDDDGQSNNESGSSDGGSNSDGGIGDCPAVGSCPLHEDAGSDVTLLPHATDCGQYCVCDHGVPVAMPCPAGLHFNPELRVCDWPYAAGCEVQS from the exons GTACAAGTGTGGATAATCACGCCCTTGGGTCACTTCACACACAGAATTCGGCACATACCCCAGCAAAGGATAAGACTGACAACAGATGGCCACATATCCGACAGCAGGAAGCAGAAAATGGCGAAAGTGAACAAAATCATCTGGCTAATGTAAAGAGAAAGTACTTGCATGAATTGACGAGACTCTTACAAGGTATTATGCCAGAGAGGGAAGACAGAAGTAGGAGCGacagcagcagtgacagcagcagcagcagcagcagcagcgacagcgacagcagcagcagcagcagcagcagcagtagtagtagcagtgaAGAGACCAATATTAGTAACACTGAAAACAGTAGCAGTAATGAATTTGGAAGTGGACAAGATGGACTTAGTGGAGAGAATGGAAGTGGAAGTGGAGGTGGTAGTGGAGGACAAGCTGGTAGTGGAGGATCTGGAAGTGGCAGTGGAAATGGTGGAAACGGTGGTAATGGAGGCAATGGTGGGGACGGTGGAGACAGTGTAACTGGAGGAGATGGAGGGGATGGTGGAAATGGAGGTAATGGTGGAGATGCAGGCAACAGCAGCAATGGTGGTGATGCCGGTGATGGAGGAGATGGTGGTAATGGAGGCAATGGTGGTGATGCTGGAGATGGAGGTGATGGTGGAAATGATGGTGATGGTGGAGATGGAGGTGATGGAGGCAGTGGTGGTGATGCTGGTAACGGAGGTGATGGTGGAAATGGAGGTGATGGTGGAGATGGAGGTGATGGAGGCAGTGGTGGTAATGCTGGCAATGGAGGTGATGGTGGCAATGGAGGTGATGGAGGCAATGGTGGTGAAGCtggagatggaggagatggaggCAATGGTGGTGATGGAGGCAATGGTGGTGATGCTGGTAACGGAGGTGATGGTGGAAAtggaggtaatggaggaaatggcgGTGATGGTGGAGATGGCGGTGATGGAGGCAGTGGTGGTAATGCAGGCAATGGAGGTGACAGTGGCAATGGTGGTGATGGAGGCAATGGAGGTAGTGGTGGTGATGCTGGAGATGGAGgagatggtggtgatggtggcAATGGTGGTGATACTAGTGATGGAGGTGATAGTGGAAATGGTGGTAATGGAGGAGATGGcggtgatggtgcaaatggaggtgATGGTGGAGATGGAGGTGATGGAGGCAGTGGTGGTGATGCTGGAGATGGAGgagatggtggtgatggtggtgatggagGCAATGGTGGTGATGCTGGTAATGGAAGTGATGGTGGAAATGGAGGTGATGGTGGACATGGAGGTGATGGAGGAAATGGCGGAGATGGTGGAGATGGCGGTGATGGAGGCAGTGGTGGTGATGCTGGCAATGGTGGTGATGGTGGCAATGGTGGTGATGGAGGCAATGGAGGTAGTGGTGTTGATGCTGGAGATGGAGgagatggtggtgatggtggcAATGGTGCTGATGCTGGTGATGGTGGAAATGGAGGCAATGGTGGAGATGGAGGTGACGGAGGCAGTGGTAGTGATGCTGGCAATGGAGGAGATGGTGGTGATGGAGGAAATGGTGGTGATGCTGGTGATGGAGGTGATGGTGGAAATGGCGGCAATGGTGGAGATGGAGGTGATGGAGGCAGTGGTAGTGATGCTGGCAATGGAGgagatggtggtgatggtggtgatggcgGCAATGGTGGTGATGCTGGTGATGGAGGAGATGGTGGTGATGCTGGTGATGGTGGCAATGGTGGTGATGCTGGAGATGGAGGAGATGGTGGAAATGGAGGCGATGGTGGTGATGGAG GCAATGGTGGTGATGCTGGAGATGGAGGAGATGGTGGAAATGGAGGCGATGGTGGTGATGGAGGTGATGGTGGCAGTGGTGGTGATGCTGGAGATGGTGGTGATGGCGGCAATGGCGGTGAtgctggtgatggtggtgatggag GTGATGGTGGAAATGGAGGTGATGGTGGAGATGGAGGTGATGGAGGCAGCGGTGGTGATGCTGGAGACGGAGGGGATGGTGGTGATGGTGGCGACGGAGGCAATGGTGGTGATGCTGGAGATGGAGGAGATGATGGAAATGGAGGCGATGGTGGTGATGGAGGTGATGGACACAGTGGTGGTGATGCTGGAGATGGAGGAGATGGTGGAAATGGAGGCGATGGTGGTGATGGAGGAAATGGCGGTGATGCTGGTGATGGAGGTGATGGTGGAAATGGCGGAAATGGTGGAGATGCAGGTGATGGAGGCAGTGGTAGTGGTGCTGGCAATGGAGaagatggtggtgatgatggtgatggagGCAATGGTGGTGATGGTGGAGATGGAGGAGATGGTGGAAATGGAGGTGATGGTGGTGATGGAGGTGATGGTGGCAGTGGTGGTGATGCTGGAGATGGTGGTGATGGCGGCAATGGCGGTGAtgctggtgatggtggtgatggagGTGATGGTGGAAATGGAGGTGATGGTGGAAATGGTGGTGATGGAGGTGATGGTGGTGATGCTGGTAATGGTGGAGATGGAGGAAGTGGAGGTGATGGTGGAGATGGAGGAGATGGTGGAAACGGAGGCGATGGTGGTGATGCTAGTGATGGAGGTAATGGTGGTGATGCTGGTGATGGAGGAGATGGTGGTGATGGAGGCAATGGCGGGGATGCTGGCGATGGTGGTGATGGTGGAAATGGAGGTAATGGCGGAGATGGAGGTGAAGGAGGCAGTGGTGGTGATGCTGGAGATGGTGGTGATGGAGGCAATGGTGGTGATGCTGGTGATGGAGGAGATGGTGGAAATGTAGGTGATGGTGGAAATGGAGGCAGTGGTGGTGATACTGGAAATGGAGcagatggtggtgatggtggtgatggagGCAATGGTGGTGATGGTGGAGATGGAGGAGATGGTGGAAATGGAGGTGATGGTGGTGATGGAGGTGATGGTGGCAGTGGTGGTGATGCTGGAGATGGTGGTGATGGCGGCAATGGCGGTGAtgctggtgatggtggtgatggagGTGATGGTGGAAATGGAGGTGATGGTGGAAATGGTGGTGATGGAGGTGATGGTGGTGATGCTGGTAATGGTGGAGATGGAGGAAGTGGAGGTGATGGTGGAGATGGAGGAGATGGTGGAAACGGAGGCGATGGTGGTGATGCTAGTGATGGAGGTAATGGTGGTGATGCTGGTGATGGAGGAGATGGTGGTGATGGAGGCAATGGTGGGGATGCTGGCGATGGTGGTGATGGTGGAAATGGAGGCAATGGTGGAGATGGAGGTGATGGAGGCAGTGGTGGTGATGCTGGCAATGGAGGAGATGGTGGTGATGGAGGCAATGGTGGTGATGCTGGTGATGGAGGCGATGGTGGTGACGGAGGCAATGGCGGTGATGCTGGCGATGGAGGTGATGGTGGAAATGGCGGCAATGGTGGAGATGCAGGTGATGGAGGCAGTGGTGGTGATGCTGGCAATGGAGGCAATGGTGGTAATGCTGGAGATGGTGGAAATGGTGGTGATGGTGGAGATGGAGGCAATGGTGGTGATTCTGGCAGTGGTGGCAGTGGAGGaagtggaggaggtggtggtaaTGGTGGAAGTGGTGGCAGTGATGGCAGTGATGGTAGTGATGGCACTGATGGCAGTGATGGAGGCAATGGTGATGATGCTGGAAATGGAGGTGATGGTGGCGATGGAGGAGAAGGAGGTAATGGAGGCAGTGGTGGCAATGCTGGCAATGGAGGTGATGGTGGAGATGGTGGTGATGGAGGTAGTGGTGGAGGTGCCGGTGATGGAGGGGATGGTGGAAATGGTGGTGATGGTGGAGATGGTGGTGATGGAGGCAGTGGTGGTGATGCTGGTGATGGTGGTAATGGTGGTGATGGAGGCAATGGTGCTGATGCTGGTAATGGAGCTGATGGTGGAAATGGTGGAGATGGAGGTGATGGAGGCAGTGGTGGAGATTCTGGCAACGGAGGCGATGATGGAAATGGTGGTGAAGGAGGAGACGGTGGCAATGGTGGTGATTCTGGCAATGGAGgagatggtggtgatggtggaaATGGAGGCAGTGGTGGTGATGCTGGTGATGGAGGTAATGGTGGCAATGGTGGTGATGGAGGTGATGGTGGTGATGCTGGTAATGGTGGAGATGGAGGAAGTGGAGGTGATGGTGGAAATGGAGGAGATGGAGGCAATGGTGGAAATGGTGGCAATGGAGGTAATGGTGGAGATGGTGGTAATGGAGGTAATGGTGGAGATGGTGGAGATGGTGGTAATGGAGGTAATGgaggtgatggtggtgatggtggtgatggtggcaATGGAGGTAATGGAGGTAATGATGATGATGGCCAGTCTAATAATGAAAGTGGCAGCAGTGATGGAGGCAGTAATTCTGATGGTGGCATTGGTGACTGCCCGGCCGTGGGCAGTTGTCCATTACACGAAGATGCTGGATCAGATGTTACACTTTTGCCCCATGCCACTGATTGTGGACAGTATTGTGTATGTGACCATGGCGTTCCAGTAGCCATGCCGTGTCCTGCAGGACTCCACTTCAACCCAGAGCTGAGAGTCTGCGACTGGCCATATGCTGCTGGTTGTGAGGTACAGAGCTAA
- the LOC126355917 gene encoding uncharacterized PE-PGRS family protein PE_PGRS54-like isoform X19, producing MRATAVWAALLLQLAVVAAAPWNTGCLFSRDPDCWQSHAGTSVDNHALGSLHTQNSAHTPAKDKTDNRWPHIRQQEAENGESEQNHLANVKRKYLHELTRLLQGIMPEREDRSRSDSSSDSSSSSSSSDSDSSSSSSSSSSSSSEETNISNTENSSSNEFGSGQDGLSGENGSGSGGGSGGQAGSGGSGSGSGNGGNGGNGGNGGDGGDSVTGGDGGDGGNGGNGGDAGNSSNGGDAGDGGDGGNGGNGGDAGDGGDGGNDGDGGDGGDGGSGGDAGNGGDGGNGGDGGDGGDGGSGGNAGNGGDGGNGGDGGNGGEAGDGGDGGNGGDGGNGGDAGNGGDGGNGGNGGNGGDGGDGGDGGSGGNAGNGGDSGNGGDGGNGGSGGDAGDGGDGGDGGNGGDTSDGGDSGNGGNGGDGGDGANGGDGGDGGDGGSGGDAGDGGDGGDGGDGGNGGDAGNGSDGGNGGDGGHGGDGGNGGDGGDGGDGGSGGDAGNGGDGGNGGDGGNGGSGVDAGDGGDGGDGGNGADAGDGGNGGNGGDGGDGGSGSDAGNGGDGGDGGNGGDAGDGGDGGNGGNGGDGGDGGSGSDAGNGGDGGDGGDGGNGGDAGDGGDGGDAGDGGNGGDAGDGGDGGNGGDGGDGGDGHSGGDAGDGGDGGNGGDGGDGGNGGDAGDGGDGGNGGNGGDAGDGGSGSGAGNGEDGGDDGDGGNGGDGGDGGDGGNGGDGGDGGDGGSGGDAGDGGDGGNGGDAGDGGDGGDGGNGGDGGNGGDGGDGGDAGNGGDGGSGGDGGDGGDGGNGGDGGDASDGGNGGDAGDGGDGGDGGNGGDAGDGGDGGNGGNGGDGGEGGSGGDAGDGGDGGNGGDAGDGGDGGNVGDGGNGGSGGDTGNGADGGDGGDGGNGGDGGDGGDGGNGGDGGDGGDGGSGGDAGDGGDGGNGGDAGDGGDGGDGGNGGDGGNGGDGGDGGDAGNGGDGGSGGDGGDGGDGGNGGDGGDASDGGNGGDAGDGGDGGDGGNGGDAGDGGDGGNGGNGGDGGDGGSGGDAGNGGDGGDGGNGGDAGDGGDGGDGGNGGDAGDGGDGGNGGNGGDAGDGGSGGDAGNGGNGGNAGDGGNGGDGGDGGNGGDSGSGGSGGSGGGGGNGGSGGSDGSDGSDGTDGSDGGNGDDAGNGGDGGDGGEGGNGGSGGNAGNGGDGGDGGDGGSGGGAGDGGDGGNGGDGGDGGDGGSGGDAGDGGNGGDGGNGADAGNGADGGNGGDGGDGGSGGDSGNGGDDGNGGEGGDGGNGGDSGNGGDGGDGGNGGSGGDAGDGGNGGNGGDGGDGGDAGNGGDGGSGGDGGNGGDGGNGGNGGNGGNGGDGGNGGNGGDGGDGGNGGNGGDGGDGGDGGNGGNGGNDDDGQSNNESGSSDGGSNSDGGIGDCPAVGSCPLHEDAGSDVTLLPHATDCGQYCVCDHGVPVAMPCPAGLHFNPELRVCDWPYAAGCEVQS from the exons GTACAAGTGTGGATAATCACGCCCTTGGGTCACTTCACACACAGAATTCGGCACATACCCCAGCAAAGGATAAGACTGACAACAGATGGCCACATATCCGACAGCAGGAAGCAGAAAATGGCGAAAGTGAACAAAATCATCTGGCTAATGTAAAGAGAAAGTACTTGCATGAATTGACGAGACTCTTACAAGGTATTATGCCAGAGAGGGAAGACAGAAGTAGGAGCGacagcagcagtgacagcagcagcagcagcagcagcagcgacagcgacagcagcagcagcagcagcagcagcagtagtagtagcagtgaAGAGACCAATATTAGTAACACTGAAAACAGTAGCAGTAATGAATTTGGAAGTGGACAAGATGGACTTAGTGGAGAGAATGGAAGTGGAAGTGGAGGTGGTAGTGGAGGACAAGCTGGTAGTGGAGGATCTGGAAGTGGCAGTGGAAATGGTGGAAACGGTGGTAATGGAGGCAATGGTGGGGACGGTGGAGACAGTGTAACTGGAGGAGATGGAGGGGATGGTGGAAATGGAGGTAATGGTGGAGATGCAGGCAACAGCAGCAATGGTGGTGATGCCGGTGATGGAGGAGATGGTGGTAATGGAGGCAATGGTGGTGATGCTGGAGATGGAGGTGATGGTGGAAATGATGGTGATGGTGGAGATGGAGGTGATGGAGGCAGTGGTGGTGATGCTGGTAACGGAGGTGATGGTGGAAATGGAGGTGATGGTGGAGATGGAGGTGATGGAGGCAGTGGTGGTAATGCTGGCAATGGAGGTGATGGTGGCAATGGAGGTGATGGAGGCAATGGTGGTGAAGCtggagatggaggagatggaggCAATGGTGGTGATGGAGGCAATGGTGGTGATGCTGGTAACGGAGGTGATGGTGGAAAtggaggtaatggaggaaatggcgGTGATGGTGGAGATGGCGGTGATGGAGGCAGTGGTGGTAATGCAGGCAATGGAGGTGACAGTGGCAATGGTGGTGATGGAGGCAATGGAGGTAGTGGTGGTGATGCTGGAGATGGAGgagatggtggtgatggtggcAATGGTGGTGATACTAGTGATGGAGGTGATAGTGGAAATGGTGGTAATGGAGGAGATGGcggtgatggtgcaaatggaggtgATGGTGGAGATGGAGGTGATGGAGGCAGTGGTGGTGATGCTGGAGATGGAGgagatggtggtgatggtggtgatggagGCAATGGTGGTGATGCTGGTAATGGAAGTGATGGTGGAAATGGAGGTGATGGTGGACATGGAGGTGATGGAGGAAATGGCGGAGATGGTGGAGATGGCGGTGATGGAGGCAGTGGTGGTGATGCTGGCAATGGTGGTGATGGTGGCAATGGTGGTGATGGAGGCAATGGAGGTAGTGGTGTTGATGCTGGAGATGGAGgagatggtggtgatggtggcAATGGTGCTGATGCTGGTGATGGTGGAAATGGAGGCAATGGTGGAGATGGAGGTGACGGAGGCAGTGGTAGTGATGCTGGCAATGGAGGAGATGGTGGTGATGGAGGAAATGGTGGTGATGCTGGTGATGGAGGTGATGGTGGAAATGGCGGCAATGGTGGAGATGGAGGTGATGGAGGCAGTGGTAGTGATGCTGGCAATGGAGgagatggtggtgatggtggtgatggcgGCAATGGTGGTGATGCTGGTGATGGAGGAGATGGTGGTGATGCTGGTGATGGTGGCAATGGTGGTGATGCTGGAGATGGAGGAGATGGTGGAAATGGAGGCGATGGTGGTGATGGAG GTGATGGACACAGTGGTGGTGATGCTGGAGATGGAGGAGATGGTGGAAATGGAGGCGATGGTGGTGATGGAGGAAATGGCGGTGATGCTGGTGATGGAGGTGATGGTGGAAATGGCGGAAATGGTGGAGATGCAGGTGATGGAGGCAGTGGTAGTGGTGCTGGCAATGGAGaagatggtggtgatgatggtgatggagGCAATGGTGGTGATGGTGGAGATGGAGGAGATGGTGGAAATGGAGGTGATGGTGGTGATGGAGGTGATGGTGGCAGTGGTGGTGATGCTGGAGATGGTGGTGATGGCGGCAATGGCGGTGAtgctggtgatggtggtgatggagGTGATGGTGGAAATGGAGGTGATGGTGGAAATGGTGGTGATGGAGGTGATGGTGGTGATGCTGGTAATGGTGGAGATGGAGGAAGTGGAGGTGATGGTGGAGATGGAGGAGATGGTGGAAACGGAGGCGATGGTGGTGATGCTAGTGATGGAGGTAATGGTGGTGATGCTGGTGATGGAGGAGATGGTGGTGATGGAGGCAATGGCGGGGATGCTGGCGATGGTGGTGATGGTGGAAATGGAGGTAATGGCGGAGATGGAGGTGAAGGAGGCAGTGGTGGTGATGCTGGAGATGGTGGTGATGGAGGCAATGGTGGTGATGCTGGTGATGGAGGAGATGGTGGAAATGTAGGTGATGGTGGAAATGGAGGCAGTGGTGGTGATACTGGAAATGGAGcagatggtggtgatggtggtgatggagGCAATGGTGGTGATGGTGGAGATGGAGGAGATGGTGGAAATGGAGGTGATGGTGGTGATGGAGGTGATGGTGGCAGTGGTGGTGATGCTGGAGATGGTGGTGATGGCGGCAATGGCGGTGAtgctggtgatggtggtgatggagGTGATGGTGGAAATGGAGGTGATGGTGGAAATGGTGGTGATGGAGGTGATGGTGGTGATGCTGGTAATGGTGGAGATGGAGGAAGTGGAGGTGATGGTGGAGATGGAGGAGATGGTGGAAACGGAGGCGATGGTGGTGATGCTAGTGATGGAGGTAATGGTGGTGATGCTGGTGATGGAGGAGATGGTGGTGATGGAGGCAATGGTGGGGATGCTGGCGATGGTGGTGATGGTGGAAATGGAGGCAATGGTGGAGATGGAGGTGATGGAGGCAGTGGTGGTGATGCTGGCAATGGAGGAGATGGTGGTGATGGAGGCAATGGTGGTGATGCTGGTGATGGAGGCGATGGTGGTGACGGAGGCAATGGCGGTGATGCTGGCGATGGAGGTGATGGTGGAAATGGCGGCAATGGTGGAGATGCAGGTGATGGAGGCAGTGGTGGTGATGCTGGCAATGGAGGCAATGGTGGTAATGCTGGAGATGGTGGAAATGGTGGTGATGGTGGAGATGGAGGCAATGGTGGTGATTCTGGCAGTGGTGGCAGTGGAGGaagtggaggaggtggtggtaaTGGTGGAAGTGGTGGCAGTGATGGCAGTGATGGTAGTGATGGCACTGATGGCAGTGATGGAGGCAATGGTGATGATGCTGGAAATGGAGGTGATGGTGGCGATGGAGGAGAAGGAGGTAATGGAGGCAGTGGTGGCAATGCTGGCAATGGAGGTGATGGTGGAGATGGTGGTGATGGAGGTAGTGGTGGAGGTGCCGGTGATGGAGGGGATGGTGGAAATGGTGGTGATGGTGGAGATGGTGGTGATGGAGGCAGTGGTGGTGATGCTGGTGATGGTGGTAATGGTGGTGATGGAGGCAATGGTGCTGATGCTGGTAATGGAGCTGATGGTGGAAATGGTGGAGATGGAGGTGATGGAGGCAGTGGTGGAGATTCTGGCAACGGAGGCGATGATGGAAATGGTGGTGAAGGAGGAGACGGTGGCAATGGTGGTGATTCTGGCAATGGAGgagatggtggtgatggtggaaATGGAGGCAGTGGTGGTGATGCTGGTGATGGAGGTAATGGTGGCAATGGTGGTGATGGAGGTGATGGTGGTGATGCTGGTAATGGTGGAGATGGAGGAAGTGGAGGTGATGGTGGAAATGGAGGAGATGGAGGCAATGGTGGAAATGGTGGCAATGGAGGTAATGGTGGAGATGGTGGTAATGGAGGTAATGGTGGAGATGGTGGAGATGGTGGTAATGGAGGTAATGgaggtgatggtggtgatggtggtgatggtggcaATGGAGGTAATGGAGGTAATGATGATGATGGCCAGTCTAATAATGAAAGTGGCAGCAGTGATGGAGGCAGTAATTCTGATGGTGGCATTGGTGACTGCCCGGCCGTGGGCAGTTGTCCATTACACGAAGATGCTGGATCAGATGTTACACTTTTGCCCCATGCCACTGATTGTGGACAGTATTGTGTATGTGACCATGGCGTTCCAGTAGCCATGCCGTGTCCTGCAGGACTCCACTTCAACCCAGAGCTGAGAGTCTGCGACTGGCCATATGCTGCTGGTTGTGAGGTACAGAGCTAA